A region from the Panicum hallii strain FIL2 chromosome 1, PHallii_v3.1, whole genome shotgun sequence genome encodes:
- the LOC112893153 gene encoding homeobox-leucine zipper protein HOX24-like translates to MERDCQFVVVPPRHGQYEEGPFVHQLMVAGDPDPAGAGRGGGGVGGERKRRFTEEQVRSLETTFHARRAKLEPREKAELARELGLQPRQVAIWFQNKRARWRSKQLEHDYAALQAQYDALHARVESLKQEKLALAAQLDELKRRLSGRQDQPSASCEVSGGAEAADGRMNSASCVAEDDGAVTPAVAASEESAAAEYCYDHAPYGGGLLEPFCTTPELWDTWPLLEWNAVA, encoded by the exons ATGGAGCGCGACTGCCAGTTCGTGGTGGTGCCGCCGCGGCATGGCCAGTACGAGGAGGGCCCGTTCGTGCACCAGCTGATGGTGGCCGGGGACCCCGACCCCGCCGGTGCGGGGAGAGGCGGTGGCGGTGTCGGCggggagaggaagcggcggttcacggaggagcaggtgcggtcgctGGAGACGACGTTCCACGCGCGGCGCGCCAAGCTGGAGCCCCGGGAGAAGGCGGAGCTGGCGCGGGAGCTGGGCCTGCAGCCGCGCCAGGTGGCCATCTGGTTCCAGAACAAGCGCGCGCGATGGCGCTCCAAGCAGCTCGAGCACGACTACGCCGCGCTCCAAGCGCAGTACGACGCGCTCCACGCCCGCGTCGAGTCGCTCAAGCAGGAGAAGCTCGCGCTCGCAGCCCAG CTGGACGAGCTGAagcggaggctgagcgggcggcAAGACCAGCCGAGCGCCAGCTGCGAGGtcagcggcggcgcggaggcggccgACGGCAGGATGAACAGCGCCAGCTGCGTGGCGGAGGACGACGGCGCCGTGACGCCCGCGGTGGCCGCCTCGGAGGAATCGGCGGCGGCCGAGTACTGCTACGACCACGCCCCGTACGGAGGGGGCCTGCTCGAGCCGTTCTGCACCACCCCGGAGCTGTGGGACACATGGCCGCTGCTGGAGTGGAACGCGGTCGCATGA
- the LOC112893138 gene encoding embryogenesis-associated protein EMB8 isoform X1 → MAAAAPTPSPFVASTRRFAPRLRSLLPGAAMSSAAASVPNPTSGAGEEAQAPPLPHSTLEIAGARRGLLSGFASLRAPYRAFPVLASNRHVETIFAAFTRSLPAVKLRRECLRAPDDGAVALDWAAGDDRALPRDSPVLILLPGLTGGSDDTYVRHMLMRARSKGWRVVVFNSRGCADSPVTTPKFYSASFTGDLRQVIDHVLCRYPQSNVYAVGWSLGANILVRYLGEETDKCPLSGAVSLCNPFNLVIADEDFHKGFNNVYDRALARALRTIFKKHALLFEDMEGEYDIPKAANARTVRDFDEGLTRVSFGFKSVDDYYSNSSSSDSIKDVCIPLLCIQADNDPIAPCRGIPREDIKANPNCLLIVTPKGGHLGWVAGDEAPFGCAWTDPVVMEYLEYLQSEKNSSTKSNIPYDQQGVSEASAPHLTVHVQT, encoded by the exons atggccgccgccgcgcccacgCCATCCCCATTCGTCGCCTCCACCCGCCGCTTCGCCCCTCGCCTCCGCTCCCTCCTCCCTGGGGCCGCCATgtcatccgccgccgcctccgtcccaaaccccacctccggcgccggggaggaggcgCAGGCGCCACCGCTCCCGCACTCGACCCTCGAGAttgccggggcgcggcggggcctcCTCTCCGGCTTCGCCAGCCTCCGCGCCCCGTACCGCGCGTTCCCCGTGCTCGCGTCGAACCGCCACGTCGAGACAATCTTCGCCGCGTTCACGCGGTCGCTCCCCGCCGTCAAGCTGCGGCGTGAGTGCCTCCGCGCCCCCGACGACGGAGCCGTCGCGCTCGACTGGGCCGCCGGCGACGACCGCGCGCTTCCCAGGGATTCGCCGGTGCTCATACTCTTG CCTGGTCTAACAGGGGGAAGTGATGATACATATGTAAGGCATATGCTTATGAGAGCTAGAAGCAAGGGATGGCGTGTTGTGGTATTTAATAGCCGAGGATGTGCAGACAGCCCTGTGACCACACCCAAG TTCTATTCTGCTTCATTTACTGGGGATCTCCGCCAAGTAATTGATCATGTTTTATGCCGTTATCCCCAATCTAATGTCTATGCTGTTGGTTGGTCTCTTGGAGCAAATATTCTTGTGCGCTACCTTGGCGAG GAAACAGATAAATGCCCTTTATCTGGTGCAGTCTCCTTGTGTAATCCATTTAACTTGGTAATTGCAGATGAAGATTTCCACAAAGGGTTCAATAACGTCTACGATAGAGCATTGGCTAGGGCTCTGAGAACTATATTTAAGAA GCATGCACTCCTTTTCGAAGATATGGAGGGTGAATATGATATACCCAAGGCAGCGAATGCAAGGACTGTTAGAGATTTTGATGAGGGGCTAACCCGAG TTTCTTTTGGTTTCAAGTCAGTAGATGATTATTACTCCAATTCAAGCAGCTCCGATTCCATTAAAGATGTTTGCATACCCTTACTATGTATACAG GCGGATAATGACCCAATTGCACCATGTAGGGGAATTCCCAGAGAAGATATCAAG GCAAATCCGAATTGCCTACTTATAGTAACACCGAAGGGTGGCCATCTTGGATGGGTAGCCGGTGATGAAGCTCCATTCGGATGTGCTTGGACTGACCCGGTTGTGATGGAATATCTAGAATACCTTCAGAGCGAAAAGAACTCAAGTACCAAAAGCAACATACCCTATGATCAGCAAGGTGTTTCAGAGGCATCGGCACCCCATCTGACCGTGCATGTACAAACATAG
- the LOC112893138 gene encoding embryogenesis-associated protein EMB8 isoform X2, translated as MAAAAPTPSPFVASTRRFAPRLRSLLPGAAMSSAAASVPNPTSGAGEEAQAPPLPHSTLEIAGARRGLLSGFASLRAPYRAFPVLASNRHVETIFAAFTRSLPAVKLRRECLRAPDDGAVALDWAAGDDRALPRDSPVLILLPGLTGGSDDTYVRHMLMRARSKGWRVVVFNSRGCADSPVTTPKFYSASFTGDLRQVIDHVLCRYPQSNVYAVGWSLGANILVRYLGEETDKCPLSGAVSLCNPFNLVIADEDFHKGFNNVYDRALARALRTIFKKHALLFEDMEGEYDIPKAANARTVRDFDEGLTRVSFGFKSVDDYYSNSSSSDSIKDVCIPLLCIQADNDPIAPCRGIPREDIKEEL; from the exons atggccgccgccgcgcccacgCCATCCCCATTCGTCGCCTCCACCCGCCGCTTCGCCCCTCGCCTCCGCTCCCTCCTCCCTGGGGCCGCCATgtcatccgccgccgcctccgtcccaaaccccacctccggcgccggggaggaggcgCAGGCGCCACCGCTCCCGCACTCGACCCTCGAGAttgccggggcgcggcggggcctcCTCTCCGGCTTCGCCAGCCTCCGCGCCCCGTACCGCGCGTTCCCCGTGCTCGCGTCGAACCGCCACGTCGAGACAATCTTCGCCGCGTTCACGCGGTCGCTCCCCGCCGTCAAGCTGCGGCGTGAGTGCCTCCGCGCCCCCGACGACGGAGCCGTCGCGCTCGACTGGGCCGCCGGCGACGACCGCGCGCTTCCCAGGGATTCGCCGGTGCTCATACTCTTG CCTGGTCTAACAGGGGGAAGTGATGATACATATGTAAGGCATATGCTTATGAGAGCTAGAAGCAAGGGATGGCGTGTTGTGGTATTTAATAGCCGAGGATGTGCAGACAGCCCTGTGACCACACCCAAG TTCTATTCTGCTTCATTTACTGGGGATCTCCGCCAAGTAATTGATCATGTTTTATGCCGTTATCCCCAATCTAATGTCTATGCTGTTGGTTGGTCTCTTGGAGCAAATATTCTTGTGCGCTACCTTGGCGAG GAAACAGATAAATGCCCTTTATCTGGTGCAGTCTCCTTGTGTAATCCATTTAACTTGGTAATTGCAGATGAAGATTTCCACAAAGGGTTCAATAACGTCTACGATAGAGCATTGGCTAGGGCTCTGAGAACTATATTTAAGAA GCATGCACTCCTTTTCGAAGATATGGAGGGTGAATATGATATACCCAAGGCAGCGAATGCAAGGACTGTTAGAGATTTTGATGAGGGGCTAACCCGAG TTTCTTTTGGTTTCAAGTCAGTAGATGATTATTACTCCAATTCAAGCAGCTCCGATTCCATTAAAGATGTTTGCATACCCTTACTATGTATACAG GCGGATAATGACCCAATTGCACCATGTAGGGGAATTCCCAGAGAAGATATCAAG GAAGAACTATAA
- the LOC112877528 gene encoding ATP-dependent zinc metalloprotease FTSH 7, chloroplastic, which produces MAFAAAETLASFPIASPSRSLLRPLPRRVAAAGGGALSIRISAVPPRGLGVALVHRRVRRCPPAARANVERNGDEAGASGNGEASSAGDGDRDAPAEAGADSTSTSTTSAAARPPPQPSSKRGDNKWRRRLLKGGGVGRWLWEPIVQGREMGFLLLQLGFAIFALRMLRPEIALPGSEPRPQTTYVSVPYSDFLASIDKDQVKKVEVDGVHIMFRLRPEVEARVVEQTPVQRGTDVVVDNAGVSRRIVFTTTRPVDIKTPYEKMVENMVEFGSPDKRSGGMLNSALVALIYVVLIAVVLQRLPISFSQHSAGQLRNRKNSNSSGAKVSESTDIVTFADVAGVDEAKEELEEIVEFLRNPERYIRLGARPPRGVLLVGLPGTGKTLLAKAVAGEAEVPFISCSASEFVELYVGMGAARVRDLFARAKKESPSIIFIDEIDAVAKSRDGRYRLVSNDEREQTLNQLLTEMDGFDTNSAVIVLGATNRADVLDPALRRPGRFDRVVMVEAPDRFGRESILKVHVNRRELPLSKDVDLADIAAMTTGFTGADLANLVNEAALLAGRLNKEIVEKIDFIRAVERSIAGIEKKHAKLKGNEKAVVARHEVGHALVGTAVANLLPGQPRVEKLSILPRSGGALGFTYTPPTTEDRYLLFVDELRGRLVTLLGGRAAEEVVLGGRVSTGALDDIRRATDMAYKAVAEYGLNQRIGPISVATLSNGGLDDSGGSPWGRDQGHLVDLVQREVKVLLQSALEVALSVIRANPAVLEGLGAYLEENEKVEGEELQEWLKSVVAPKELTSFIRGQQEQVLQLEAGS; this is translated from the exons ATGGCCTTCGCCGCCGCGGAAACCCTCGCCTCGTTCCCAATCGCATCCCCGTCCCGCTCGCTCCTCCGGCCCCTCCCCCGGCGGGTCGCCGCAGCCGGGGGAGGCGCCCTGTCGATCCGGATATCCGCCGTGCCGCCGCGGGGCCTGGGGGTGGCGCTCGTGCACCGCCGCGTgcgccgctgcccgccggcggcgcgcgcgaaCGTCGAGCGCAACGGCGACGAAGCCGGTGCCTCCGGGAATGGCGAGGCTTCCTCCGCCGGAGATGGCGACCGCGACGCGCCTGCGGAGGCGGGGGCGGATAGCACCAGCACCAGCACCACGAGCGCGGCCGCGAGGCCGCCGCCACAGCCATCGTCGAAGAGGGGGGATAATAAGTGGCGGAGGAGGCTGCTTAAGGGAGGCGGCGTCGGGCGGTGGCTGTGGGAGCCCATAGTGCAGGGGCGGGAGATGGGGTTCCTCCTGCTCCAGCTCGGCTTCGCCATATTTGCGCTACGCATGCTGCGGCCGGAGATCGCCCTGCCTGGTTCAGAGCCCCGGCCGCAGACGACGTACGTCAGTGTACCGTACAGCGACTTCCTGGCGAGCATAGACAAGGACCAGGTGAAGAAGGTCGAGGTGGACGGGGTGCACATCATGTTCCGGCTCCGGCCAGAGGTTGAGGCCCGTGTGGTGGAGCAGACACCAGTGCAGCGTGGAACAGATGTTGTCGTTGATAACGCTGGAGTTTCCAGGAGAATTGTCTTCACGACTACTCGACCAGTGGATATAAAGACACCATACGAGAAGATGGTGGAGAACATGGTTGAATTTGGGTCACCGGACAAGAGGTCTGGTGGCATGCTCAATTCTGCCCTG GTggctcttatttatgttgtattgaTTGCAGTAGTTTTGCAGCGGTTGCCAATAAGCTTTTCTCAG CATTCAGCAGGTCAGCTGAGGAATAGGAAGAATTCAAATTCCAGCGGAGCAAAAGTTTCTGAAAGTACAGATATAGTTACATTTGCTGATGTGGCTGGGGTAGATGAGGCAAAAGAAGAGTTGGAAGAAATTGTG GAGTTTTTAAGGAACCCAGAAAGGTATATTCGTCTTGGTGCACGTCCTCCTCGTGGAGTCTTATTG GTGGGTCTTCCAGGGACTGGAAAGACACTACTTGCAAAAGCCGTAGCAGGGGAAGCTGAAGTTCCATTCATAAGTTGTTCAGCTAGTGAATTTGTGGAGCTATATGTAGGCATGGGAGCAGCTCGAGTGCGTGACCTATTTGCTAGGGCCAAAAAGGAATCACCATCTATTATTTTTATTGATGAG ATTGATGCTGTTGCAAAAAGCCGTGATGGTCGATATCGCCTTGTCAGTAATGATGAACGCGAGCAGACACTAAACCAATTGCTCACG GAAATGGATGGATTTGACACCAACTCGGCTGTTATTGTACTGGGGGCAACGAACCGAGCTGATGTTTTGGATCCTGCCCTTCGGCGCCCTGGGAGATTTGACCGTGTAGTTATG GTTGAAGCTCCTGATAGGTTTGGTAGAGAATCAATTCTTAAAGTTCATGTGAACAGAAGAGAGCTTCCACTAAGTAAAGATGTAGATCTTGCCGATATTGCTGCAATGACAACTGGTTTTACTGG AGCAGACCTTGCAAACTTAGTAAATGAAGCTGCTTTGTTGGCTGGGAGATTAAATAAAGAAATTGTGGAAAAGATTGACTTCATCCGTGCGGTTGAGCGCTCTATAGCT GGAATAGAGAAAAAGCATGCAAAATTGAAGGGTAATGAAAAAGCTGTTGTTGCGCGGCATGAAGTTGGCCATGCACTTGTTGGAACTGCTGTAGCAAATCTTCTGCCTGGGCAGCCACGTGTGGAG AAATTGAGTATATTGCCAAGATCAGGAGGTGCATTAGGCTTCACTTACACCCCTCCCACCACAGAGGATAGATATTTGCTCTTTGTTGATGAACTACGTGGTCGTCTAGTAACACTTCTGGGCGGGCGGGCAGCAGAGGAAGTTGTTTTAGGAGGACGAGTTTCTACTGGTGCGCTTGATGACATAAGGCGTGCTACTGACATGGCCTACAAAGCTGTAGCAGAATACGGTCTTAATCAGCGAATTGGCCCAATATCAGTTGCTACGCTGTCAAATGGTGGGCTAGATGACTCTGGGGGCtctccatggggaagggatcAG GGCCATCTAGTTGATCTCGTCCAGCGGGAAGTAAAAGTACTTCTACAATCGGCACTTGAAGTAGCTCTTTCAGTTATTCGTGCTAATCCTGCAGTTTTGGAAGGTCTTGGAGCATATTTAGAAG AGAATGAAAAGGTTGAAGGCGAGGAGCTTCAAGAGTGGCTAAAGTCAGTTGTTGCACCAAAGGAGTTGACTTCTTTTATCAGAGGACAGCAAGAGCAAGTTCTTCAGCTGGAAGCAGGCTCCTAG
- the LOC112877548 gene encoding cytochrome b5-like, producing the protein MAGGKVYSFEEVRKHNARKDCWLIIAGKVYDVTAFMEEHPGGDEVLLACTGKDATADFDDIGHTDSAKELMPQYCIGEVDAATVPAKLTYDYPSDASPEKAPTGAGAWATTLLRLAAPLLLLALALAMQSYGKAKAE; encoded by the exons ATGGCGGGAGGGAAGGTGTACTCGTtcgaggaggtgaggaagcacaACGCCCGCAAGGATTGCTGGCTCATCATCGCCGGCAAG GTGTACGACGTCACGGCGTTCATGGAGGAGCACCccggcggcgacgaggtcctGCTGGCGTGCACCG GCAAGGACGCGACGGCCGACTTCGATGACATCGGCCACACCGACTCCGCCAAGGAGCTCATGCCGCAGTACTGCATCGGCGAGGTCGACGCGGCCACCGTCCCGGCCAAGCTCACCTACGACTACCCCAGCGACGCGAGCCCCGAGAAGGCCCCGACGGGCGCGGGCGCCTGGGCCACGACGCTCCTGCGGCTCGCCGCGCCCCTCCTGCTGCTGGCGCTGGCCTTGGCGATGCAGAGCTACGGCAAGGCCAAGGCGGAGTAG
- the LOC112877539 gene encoding metal-nicotianamine transporter YSL2-like, translating to MEAAAARGGVPAPEIEKSVADTEDVESEPVAAVDRRGEERVPPWREQVTVRGLVAALLIGFVYTVIVLKLALTTGIIPTLNVSAALLAFLALRGWTRALGRLRLGGAPRPFTRQENTVVQTCAVACYTMAFGGGFGSSLLALDKKTYELAGVNTPGNAPGSYKDPGIGWMTGFLLAISFVGLLNLLPLRKALVIDYKLTYPSGTATAVLINGFHTPRGEENAKKQVSGFLRCFGISLLWSFFQWFYAGGEGCGFLQFPTFGLKAWKQTFFFDFSLTYVGAGMICSHLVNLSTLFGAVLSWGILWPLISKQKGNWYPANVPESSMTSLFGYKSFLCIALIMGDGLYHFIKVMVITVNSLHERSSNKHTKKVKNEDTIAADDMMKHDEVFNTDSIPNWLAYIGYALLSIIAVIAIPIMFRQVKWYYVIVAYVLAPVLGFSNAYGTGLTDMNMSYNYGKVALFIFAAWGGKDDGVIAGLVGCGIVKQLVQVSAELMHDFKTGHLTLTSPRSMLVGQVVGTAMGCVVSPLTFALFFRAFDVGNPDGYWKAPYALIFRNMAILGVEGVSALPAHCLELSAGFFAFAVLANVARDLLPRRYGARVPLPTAMAVPFLVGANFAVDMCVGSLVVFAWRKVDGEEAALLVPAVASGFICGDGIWTFPSSLLSLAKVKPPVCMKFTPGS from the exons ATGGAAGCCGCTGCCGCTCGGGGTGGGGTGCCGGCGCCCGAGATCGAGAAGTCCGTCGCCGACACCGAGGACGTGGAGTCGGAGCCCGTGGCGGCGGTGGATCGGCGTGGGGAGGAGCGCGTGCCGCCGTGGCGGGAGCAGGTGACGGTGCGCGGCCTGGTGGCGGCGCTGCTGATTGGGTTCGTCTACACCGTGATCGTCCTCAAGCTGGCGCTCACCACGGGCATCATCCCCACGCTCAACGTCTCCGCCGCGCTGCTCGCCTTCCTCGCGCTCCGCGGCTGGACGCGCGCGctcggccgcctccgcctcggcggCGCGCCACGCCCCTTCACCCGCCAGGAGAACACCGTCGTCCAGACCTGCGCCGTCGCGTGCTACACCATGGCCTTCGGTG GTGGGTTTGGATCGTCGCTGCTGGCTCTGGACAAGAAGACGTACGAGCTGGCCGGAGTGAACACGCCGGGCAACGCGCCGGGAAGCTACAAGGATCCTGGCATCGGGTGGATGACCGGATTCCTCCTCGCGATTAGCTTCGTTGGGCTCCTCAATTTGCTCCCACTCAGAAAG GCTCTGGTCATAGACTACAAATTGACTTATCCAAGTGGGACTGCAACTGCTGTTCTTATAAACGGATTCCACACACCCAGAGGAGAAGAGAATGCAAA GAAGCAAGTCAGTGGATTCCTGAGGTGCTTCGGGATCAGCCTCCTATGGAGCTTCTTTCAGTGGTTTTACGCAGGTGGCGAGGGTTGTGGATTTCTTCAATTCCCTACTTTTGGTCTAAAGGCTTGGAAACAAAC GTTTTTCTTCGATTTCAGCCTCACTTATGTTGGTGCGGGAATGATCTGCTCACACCTTGTGAACCTTTCGACCCTCTTTGGTGCTGTACTTTCTTGGGGGATATTGTGGCCACTCATCAGCAAACAAAAGGGAAACTGGTACCCAGCAAATGTACCAGAGAGCAGCATGACAAGCTTGTTTGGTTACAAG TCCTTCCTGTGTATAGCTCTGATCATGGGAGATGGTCTCTACCACTTCATCAAAGTCATGGTTATCACTGTTAATAGTTTACACGAACGGTCCAGCAACAAACATACTAAGAAAG TGAAAAATGAGGATACTATTGCAGCAGATGACATGATGAAGCACGATGAGGTCTTCAATACGGACTCCATACCAAACTGGCTGGCATACATTGGATATGCCTTACTAAGCATCATTGCAGTAATTGCCATACCAATAATGTTCCGACAGGTGAAGTGGTACTATGTGATCGTAGCCTATGTTCTTGCTCCAGTGCTGGGGTTCTCCAACGCCTATGGAACCGGGCTCACTGACATGAACATGAGCTACAACTACGGCAAGGTTGCTCTCTTCATCTTCGCAGCCTGGGGAGGCAAGGACGACGGCGTCATCGCCGGGCTCGTCGGCTGCGGGATCGTGAAGCAGCTCGTGCAGGTCTCCGCCGAGCTGATGCACGACTTCAAGACGGGCCACCTGACGTTGACGTCGCCGCGATCCATGCTCGTGGGGCAGGTGGTCGGCACGGCCATGGGCTGCGTCGTCTCGCCGCTCACCTTCGCGCTCTTCTTCCGGGCGTTCGACGTCGGGAACCCGGACGGGTACTGGAAGGCTCCCTACGCGCTGATATTCCGGAACATGGCCATCCTGGGCGTCGAGGGCGTCTCGGCGCTGCCGGCGCACTGCCTGGAGCTGTCGGCCGGCTTCTTCGCGTTCGCGGTGCTCGCCAACGTCGCGAGGGACCTCCTGCCGCGGAGGTACGGGGCGCGCGTGCCCCTGCCGACGGCGATGGCCGTGCCTTTCCTCGTCGGCGCCAACTTCGCCGTCGACATGTGCGTGGGGAGCCTGGTGGTGTTCGCCTGGCGGAaggtcgacggcgaggaggcggcgctGCTGGTGCCGGCGGTCGCGTCGGGCTTCATCTGCGGAGACGGGATCTGGACGTTCCCGTCCTCCCTGCTCTCCCTCGCCAAGGTGAAGCCGCCGGTCTGCATGAAGTTCACGCCCGGGAGCTAG
- the LOC112872878 gene encoding metal-nicotianamine transporter YSL2-like: MEADHADEIDKCEAGGDVGPEPEPGAASPAAAALEHQQPWREQLTVRGLVAAALIGSVYTVVVMKLNLTTGFVPTMNVSAALLAFLALRGWTGALARLGARSSSSSSSAARPFTRQENTVVQTCAVACYSLALCGTCQKLPAQCGFGSSTLGLNRRTYEAAGVSTPGNVPGSVKEPGVGWITGFLVASSFGGLLTLIPLRKVLVIDYKLTYPSGTATAVLINGFHSPQGDKNAEKQVRAFLKYFGISFLWSFFQWFYTGGSACGFAQFPTFGLQAWKQSFFFDFSMTYVGSGMICPHLVNLSTLLGAILSWGILWPLISKRKGDWYPADVPESSMTSLYGYKSFLCIALIMGDGLYHFVKVLGVTAKSLHERSKLRHAVADLDNAAAIDDLQRDEVFNRDSIPAWLAYAGYALMSVVAVVTIPMMFRQVRWYYVVAAYALAPVLGFSNSYGAGLTDINMGYSYGKVALFVVAAWAGRDDGVVAGLVGCGLVKELVLISADLMHDFKTAHLTMTSPRSMLAAQAAGTAMGCVVTPLTFLLFYRAFDVGDPDGYWKAPYALIYRNMALLGVQGFSALPRHCLPLSVGFFALAVLANATRDVLPPRYGGYVPLPTAMAVPFLVGASFAIDMVVGTVVVFAWHWIDGSEAALLVPAVASGLICGDGIWTFPSSLLSLAKIKPPICMKFTSGS, translated from the exons ATGGAGGCCGACCACGCGGACGAGATCGACAAGTGCGAGGCCGGCGGCGACGTGGGGCCGGAGCCCGAGCCCGGGGCTGCGtcgcccgccgcggcggcgctcgaGCACCAGCAGCCGTGGCGCGAGCAGCTGACGGTGCGGGGCCTGGTGGCCGCGGCGCTCATCGGGTCCGTGTACACCGTCGTCGTCATGAAGCTGAACCTCACCACGGGGTTCGTGCCCACCATGAACGTGTCCGCCGCGCTGCTCGCGTTCCTGGCGCTCCGCGGCTGGACGGGCGCGCTGGCCCGCCTCGGCGCGCGCtcatcgtcctcctcctcctccgccgccaggCCCTTCACGCGCCAGGAGAACACCGTTGTCCAGACCTGCGCCGTCGCGTGCTACTCCCTGGCGCTCTGCGGTACGTGCCAAAAGCTGCCAGCTCAGTGCG GGTTCGGGTCGTCCACGCTGGGCCTGAACAGGAGGACGTACGAGGCGGCCGGGGTGAGCACGCCGGGCAACGTGCCGGGGAGCGTCAAGGAGCCCGGGGTCGGGTGGATAACCGGGTTCCTCGTCGCGAGTAGCTTCGGCGGCCTCCTCACCTTGATTCCCCTCAGAAAG GTCTTGGTCATCGACTACAAACTGACATACCCAAGCGGGACTGCCACGGCTGTTCTTATAAACGGGTTCCACAGCCCTCAAGGAGACAAGAATGCAGA GAAGCAGGTCCGTGCGTTTCTGAAGTATTTCGGTATCAGCTTCCTGTGGAGCTTCTTCCAGTGGTTCTACACCGGCGGCAGTGCCTGCGGATTCGCTCAGTTCCCTACGTTTGGCCTCCAGGCCTGGAAACAGTC GTTCTTCTTCGATTTCAGCATGACGTACGTTGGATCCGGGATGATCTGCCCGCACCTCGTGAACCTTTCCACCCTCCTCGGCGCGATCCTCTCCTGGGGGATTCTGTGGCCACTCATCAGCAAACGGAAGGGGGACTGGTACCCTGCAGACGTGCCGGAGAGCAGCATGACCAGCTTGTATGGTTACAAG TCATTCCTGTGCATAGCTCTGATCATGGGCGATGGCCTCTACCACTTCGTCAAGGTCCTCGGCGTCACTGCCAAGAGCCTGCATGAACGATCGAAACTCAGAC ATGCAGTGGCCGACTTGGACAACGCGGCCGCGATCGACGACCTGCAGCGGGACGAGGTCTTCAACCGGGACTCCATCCCGGCGTGGCTCGCGTACGCCGGGTACGCCCTGATGAGCGTCGTCGCGGTGGTCACCATCCCGATGATGTTCCGGCAGGTGAGGTGGTACTACGTGGTCGCCGCGTACGCGCTGGCGCCCGTGCTGGGCTTCTCCAACTCCTACGGCGCCGGGCTCACGGACATCAACATGGGCTACAGCTACGGCAAGGTCGCGCTCTTCGTCGTCGCGGCGTGGGCCGGGCGCGACGACGGCGTCGTGGCCGGCCTCGTCGGCTGCGGGCTGGTGAAGGAGCTGGTGCTCATCTCGGCCGACCTCATGCACGACTTCAAGACGGCGCACCTGACCATGACGTCGCCGCGGTCGATGCTCGCCGCGCAGGCCGCCGGGACGGCCATGGGCTGCGTCGTCACGCCGCTCACCTTCCTCCTCTTCTACCGGGCGTTCGACGTCGGCGACCCGGACGGGTACTGGAAGGCGCCGTACGCGCTCATCTACCGCAACATGGCCCTCCTGGGGGTCCAGGGCTTCTCGGCGCTGCCCAGGCACTGCCTGCCGCTGTCCGTGGGGTTCTTCGCGCTCGCCGTGCTCGCCAACGCGACGAGGGACGTCCTGCCGCCACGGTACGGGGGGTACGTGCCGCTGCCGACGGCAATGGCCGTGCCGTTCCTCGTCGGCGCCAGCTTCGCCATCGACATGGTGGTGGGGACCGTGGTGGTCTTTGCCTGGCACTGGATTGACGGCAGCGAGGCCGCGTTGCTGGTGCCAGCGGTCGCGTCAGGCCTGATCTGCGGCGATGGCATATGGACGTTCCCTTCGTCGTTGCTCTCTCTTGCCAAGATCAAACCGCCGATCTGCATGAAATTCACATCTGGAAGCTAG